One region of Oxalobacteraceae bacterium OTU3CAMAD1 genomic DNA includes:
- a CDS encoding phage holin family protein, giving the protein MRLVLTWLINAVALLAIPYLMHSVDVISIGAALVAAFVLALVNTLIRPVLLLLTLPVTMLSLGLFIFVINGFMFWLVAQFVDGFHVDSFLSAIGGALLYSVISWALSTLLLKNSDG; this is encoded by the coding sequence ATGCGTTTGGTCCTTACCTGGTTAATCAATGCGGTTGCCCTGCTGGCAATTCCCTACCTGATGCATTCTGTCGATGTCATAAGCATAGGCGCAGCCCTCGTCGCGGCTTTCGTACTGGCCCTTGTAAACACGCTGATCCGCCCCGTCCTGTTGCTGTTGACCTTGCCCGTGACCATGCTGTCGCTGGGACTGTTTATCTTCGTCATCAACGGCTTCATGTTCTGGCTGGTGGCGCAATTCGTCGACGGTTTCCACGTCGACAGCTTCCTGTCGGCGATCGGCGGCGCACTGTTGTACAGCGTGATTTCCTGGGCTCTGTCTACCTTACTTTTGAAGAACTCAGATGGCTAA
- the metF gene encoding methylenetetrahydrofolate reductase [NAD(P)H] → MANHNFSIEFFPPKTAEGAEKLRVTRAKLSELKPKYFSVTFGAGGSTQRGTLDTVVEILAAGEDAAPHLSCVGGTRESIRAILAEFKSHNIKRIVALRGDLPSGYGASGEFRYANELVEFIRQETGEWFHIEVAAYPEVHPQAKSPQDDLLAFERKVKAGANAAITQYFYNADAYFQFVDQTSKMGISVPIVAGIMPITNYTQLMRFSDMCGAEIPRWVRLKLASYGDDTASIKAFGLDVVSQLCERLLAGGAPGLHFYSMNQAAATTALWQRLV, encoded by the coding sequence ATGGCTAATCATAATTTCAGTATCGAATTCTTTCCGCCGAAGACGGCGGAAGGCGCGGAAAAGCTGCGCGTCACGCGCGCCAAGCTGTCCGAACTGAAACCCAAATATTTTTCCGTGACCTTCGGCGCCGGCGGCAGCACCCAGCGCGGCACCCTGGACACGGTGGTCGAGATCCTGGCCGCCGGCGAGGACGCCGCGCCGCACCTGTCGTGCGTCGGCGGCACGCGCGAGTCGATCCGCGCCATCCTGGCCGAATTCAAGTCGCACAACATCAAGCGCATCGTCGCGCTGCGCGGCGACCTGCCGAGCGGCTACGGCGCGTCCGGCGAATTTCGTTACGCCAACGAGCTGGTTGAGTTCATCCGCCAGGAGACGGGCGAATGGTTCCACATCGAAGTGGCGGCCTATCCGGAGGTGCACCCGCAGGCCAAGTCGCCGCAGGACGACCTGCTGGCGTTCGAGCGCAAAGTGAAGGCCGGCGCCAACGCCGCCATCACGCAGTATTTCTACAACGCCGACGCCTATTTCCAGTTCGTCGACCAGACCAGCAAGATGGGTATCAGCGTGCCTATCGTGGCCGGCATCATGCCGATCACGAACTACACGCAGTTGATGCGCTTCTCCGACATGTGCGGCGCCGAGATCCCGCGCTGGGTGCGATTGAAGCTGGCCAGCTACGGCGACGACACCGCGTCGATCAAGGCCTTCGGCCTCGATGTCGTGTCGCAGTTGTGCGAGCGCCTGCTGGCCGGCGGCGCGCCGGGGCTGCACTTCTACAGCATGAACCAGGCCGCGGCGACCACCGCGCTGTGGCAACGCCTGGTGTGA
- a CDS encoding 5-formyltetrahydrofolate cyclo-ligase yields the protein MTSDPRIPRAESERIAPAATQKADLRKQLLTARRALDPAARAAWDHAIGTRVIAWWRAARPAALGVYWPLRDEPDLQAAYVELERLGARLLLPVVVEKHAALEFADWRIGESMVKDAMGVAVPADLRLAAAYPPALLVPCLGYNPEGYRLGYGGGFYDRTLARSPRPETVGIAYSCLEVKFDGDAHDVALDRIVTEIADI from the coding sequence ATGACCAGCGACCCTAGAATACCACGTGCCGAGAGCGAACGAATAGCCCCGGCCGCTACGCAAAAGGCCGATTTGCGCAAGCAGTTGCTGACCGCGCGGCGCGCGCTCGACCCGGCCGCGCGGGCGGCGTGGGACCATGCCATCGGCACGCGGGTGATCGCGTGGTGGCGCGCGGCGCGGCCGGCGGCGCTGGGCGTGTACTGGCCGTTGCGCGACGAGCCCGATCTGCAGGCCGCCTACGTGGAGCTGGAGCGCCTGGGCGCGCGGCTGCTGCTGCCGGTGGTGGTGGAAAAACACGCGGCGCTGGAATTCGCCGACTGGCGTATCGGCGAGTCGATGGTCAAGGATGCGATGGGGGTGGCGGTGCCGGCGGATTTGCGGCTCGCGGCGGCGTATCCGCCGGCGTTGCTGGTGCCTTGTCTGGGATACAACCCGGAGGGATATCGATTAGGCTATGGCGGAGGGTTTTACGACCGCACCCTGGCGCGCTCGCCGCGTCCGGAGACGGTGGGCATCGCGTACAGCTGCCTGGAGGTGAAGTTCGACGGCGACGCGCACGATGTGGCGCTGGACCGCATCGTCACGGAAATCGCGGACATTTAA